One genomic segment of Micromonospora sp. WMMC415 includes these proteins:
- a CDS encoding ABC transporter permease, translated as MTITTGRKKEKLDRLAELAARDDERGVSLWQEAFRRVRRNPAAIIGAVILTIFVLVALIGPFLVPYSPTDTIGIREGLIRPGVIPGPDGDHWLGYDHQGRDEFSRLIVGARQTLLVGVVSTLIGLAIGALIGGVAGAAAGLGGRWGRAVDNVLMRFIDMLLAMPSLLLAVSIAALLGASLTTVMIAVGVVSVPVFARLLRGSMIAQANSDYVLAATSLGVKKPKIALSHVVPNSLAPVIVQATLTLATAIIEAAALSFLGLGNPNTAVPEWGVMLADAQQYLGVRPGLAIYPAVAIIITALGFTLLGEAMREALDPKLRK; from the coding sequence ATGACGATCACCACCGGCAGGAAGAAGGAAAAGCTCGACCGGCTCGCCGAACTGGCCGCCCGGGACGACGAGCGCGGCGTCAGCCTCTGGCAGGAGGCGTTCCGGCGGGTGCGCCGCAACCCCGCGGCCATCATCGGCGCGGTGATCCTGACGATCTTCGTCCTGGTCGCGCTGATCGGTCCGTTCCTCGTCCCGTACAGCCCGACCGACACGATCGGCATCCGGGAGGGCCTGATCCGACCGGGTGTCATCCCCGGCCCGGACGGCGACCACTGGCTCGGTTACGACCACCAGGGCCGGGACGAGTTCAGCCGGCTGATCGTCGGCGCCCGGCAGACCCTGCTGGTGGGCGTGGTCTCCACGCTGATCGGTCTGGCCATCGGTGCGCTGATCGGCGGGGTCGCCGGCGCCGCCGCCGGGCTGGGCGGCCGGTGGGGGCGGGCCGTCGACAACGTCCTGATGCGCTTCATCGACATGCTGCTGGCCATGCCGAGCCTGCTGCTCGCGGTGAGCATCGCCGCCCTGCTCGGGGCCAGCCTGACCACCGTGATGATCGCGGTCGGCGTGGTCTCGGTGCCGGTCTTCGCCCGGCTGCTGCGGGGCTCGATGATCGCTCAGGCCAACAGCGACTACGTCCTCGCCGCCACCTCCCTCGGCGTCAAGAAGCCGAAGATCGCGCTGAGCCACGTGGTGCCGAACTCGCTCGCCCCGGTGATCGTGCAGGCCACCCTCACGCTGGCCACCGCGATCATCGAGGCCGCCGCGCTCTCGTTCCTCGGCCTCGGCAACCCGAACACGGCGGTGCCCGAGTGGGGCGTCATGCTCGCCGACGCGCAGCAGTACCTCGGCGTCCGGCCGGGGCTGGCCATCTACCCGGCGGTCGCCATCATCATCACCGCGCTCGGCTTCACCCTGCTCGGTGAGGCGATGCGCGAGGCCCTCGACCCGAAGCTGCGGAAGTAG
- a CDS encoding ABC transporter permease, which translates to MFRFIVRRLLQLIPTLFGLSLLLFIWLRRLPGGPETAILGERGTPEMRAAIRRSMGLDEPILVQYGRFVRRLIRLDLGTSTSTKRSVVSEFLERFPGTVELTVTALVIAIGIGIPLGYLAARRRGRLLDHLSVGGSLIGICIPVFFLAYVLKAIFSENLGWFPSSGRQDPTIDATRITNFFVLDGILTREWDAAADAIWHLVLPGLALASIPLAVIVRITRASVLEVINEDFVRTAEAKGLTERTVRGRHVLRNAMLPVVTSIGLQTGLLLSGAVLTETVFAFTGIGAFIAEAINQRDYPVLLGFIMIIAVVYVLVNLLVDLSYSLIDPRVRVR; encoded by the coding sequence GTGTTCCGGTTCATCGTCAGACGCCTGCTGCAGCTGATACCGACGCTGTTCGGGCTCTCCCTCCTGCTGTTCATCTGGCTCCGCCGCCTGCCCGGCGGTCCCGAGACCGCCATCCTCGGCGAGCGCGGCACGCCCGAGATGCGCGCGGCGATCCGCCGCAGCATGGGTCTCGACGAGCCGATCCTGGTGCAGTACGGCCGCTTCGTCCGGCGGTTGATCCGGCTCGACCTGGGCACCTCGACCTCGACCAAGCGCTCGGTGGTCAGCGAGTTCCTGGAGCGTTTCCCCGGCACGGTCGAGCTGACCGTCACGGCGCTGGTGATCGCGATCGGGATCGGCATCCCGCTGGGTTACCTGGCCGCCCGCCGCCGGGGTCGGCTCCTCGACCACCTGTCCGTCGGCGGCTCGCTGATCGGGATCTGCATCCCCGTCTTCTTCCTCGCGTACGTGCTCAAGGCGATCTTCTCGGAGAACCTCGGCTGGTTCCCGTCCAGCGGACGCCAGGACCCGACCATCGACGCCACCCGGATCACGAACTTCTTCGTCCTCGACGGGATCCTGACCCGGGAGTGGGACGCCGCCGCCGACGCCATCTGGCACCTCGTGCTGCCGGGCCTCGCGCTGGCCAGCATCCCGCTCGCGGTCATCGTCCGGATCACCCGGGCCAGCGTGCTCGAAGTGATCAACGAGGACTTCGTGCGGACCGCCGAGGCCAAGGGCCTGACCGAGCGGACCGTCCGGGGCCGGCACGTGCTGCGTAACGCCATGCTCCCGGTGGTCACCTCGATCGGTCTGCAGACCGGTCTGCTGCTCTCCGGTGCGGTGCTGACCGAGACCGTCTTCGCGTTCACCGGCATCGGGGCCTTCATCGCCGAGGCGATCAACCAGCGTGACTACCCGGTGCTGTTGGGCTTCATCATGATCATTGCGGTGGTGTACGTGCTGGTGAACCTCCTGGTCGACCTCTCCTACAGCCTGATCGACCCGAGGGTGAGGGTCCGATGA
- a CDS encoding YbaB/EbfC family nucleoid-associated protein encodes MQQMLKQAQKMQQQIAKAQAELAEAELTGTAGGGLVTATVAGTGELKSIKIDPKAVDPEDVETLEDLVVAAVHNAAEAARELTEKKMGPVAGGMGGLGLPGF; translated from the coding sequence ATGCAGCAGATGCTGAAGCAGGCGCAGAAGATGCAGCAGCAGATCGCCAAGGCGCAGGCCGAGCTCGCCGAGGCGGAGCTGACCGGCACCGCGGGCGGCGGCCTGGTCACCGCGACCGTCGCCGGCACCGGGGAGCTCAAGTCCATCAAGATCGACCCGAAGGCGGTCGACCCGGAGGACGTGGAGACCCTGGAGGACCTGGTGGTCGCGGCTGTGCACAACGCGGCGGAGGCGGCCCGGGAGCTGACCGAGAAGAAGATGGGCCCGGTCGCGGGCGGGATGGGCGGCCTCGGCCTGCCCGGTTTCTGA
- a CDS encoding ABC transporter ATP-binding protein gives MALLEVDDLSVTFARRGQRTVHAVDGVSFSVDAGEVVGLVGESGCGKSVTSLAIMGLLPKQPGLRVGGKAVFDGTDLLQLDDRSRRDIRGRDVAMIFQDPLSSLNPVIPIGLQVTEVLTRHRGMKGAAAEKEAAQLLDRVGIPDPKRRLKEYPHQLSGGMRQRALIAMAVACRPRLLIADEPTTALDVTIQAQILELLKELVRDSGTALVMITHDLGVVAGMCDTINVLYAGRVVETARRRPLFREPRHPYTVGLLGSVPRLDGGRGERLTPIPGSVRDVLSWPDGCAFAPRCSRRIDACLGEPPAVVLTHDGRSYRCINPAPLPGMTPAEEIVGAVPSDAEPGSVPAQAVPNDPPAVPGLGPAPREEETA, from the coding sequence ATGGCACTGCTCGAAGTGGACGACCTCTCCGTCACCTTCGCCCGGCGCGGTCAGCGCACCGTGCACGCCGTCGACGGGGTCTCGTTCTCCGTCGACGCCGGTGAGGTCGTCGGCCTGGTCGGCGAGTCCGGCTGCGGCAAGAGCGTCACCTCACTGGCGATCATGGGGCTGCTCCCCAAGCAGCCGGGTCTGCGGGTCGGCGGCAAGGCCGTCTTCGACGGCACCGACCTTCTCCAGCTCGACGACCGGTCCCGCCGCGACATCCGCGGTCGCGATGTCGCCATGATCTTCCAGGACCCGCTGTCGTCGCTGAACCCGGTCATCCCCATCGGATTGCAGGTCACCGAGGTGCTCACCCGGCACCGCGGGATGAAGGGCGCGGCGGCGGAGAAGGAGGCGGCCCAGCTGTTGGACCGGGTCGGCATCCCTGACCCGAAGCGTCGCCTGAAGGAGTACCCGCACCAGCTCTCCGGCGGCATGCGGCAGCGTGCCCTGATCGCCATGGCGGTGGCCTGCCGGCCCCGCCTGCTGATCGCGGACGAGCCGACCACCGCGCTGGACGTCACCATCCAGGCGCAGATCCTGGAGCTGCTCAAGGAGCTGGTCCGGGACTCGGGCACCGCGCTGGTGATGATCACGCACGACCTGGGTGTGGTCGCCGGCATGTGCGACACCATCAACGTGCTCTACGCGGGCCGGGTGGTGGAGACGGCACGACGGCGTCCGCTGTTCCGGGAGCCGCGGCACCCGTACACCGTGGGTCTGCTCGGTTCGGTGCCGCGCCTCGACGGCGGGCGCGGTGAGCGACTGACCCCGATCCCCGGCTCGGTGCGCGACGTGCTGTCGTGGCCGGACGGGTGTGCGTTCGCCCCGCGCTGCTCCCGGCGGATCGACGCCTGCCTGGGTGAACCGCCGGCGGTGGTGCTCACCCATGACGGCCGCAGCTACCGGTGCATCAACCCGGCGCCGCTGCCCGGGATGACGCCGGCCGAGGAGATCGTGGGCGCGGTGCCGTCGGACGCCGAGCCCGGCTCGGTGCCGGCGCAGGCCGTCCCGAACGACCCGCCGGCGGTGCCGGGCCTCGGTCCCGCCCCGCGCGAGGAGGAGACAGCGTGA
- a CDS encoding ABC transporter substrate-binding protein, translating to MRASRPKAAIAAVAVAALAVAGCAESNRDDSSGGSKKDTLVFGVAGDPKVLDPSFASDGESLRVARQVFETLVRPEEGGTKVTPGLAESWTPDAAGTTWTFKLRSGVKFHDGTDFNAEAVCKNFDRWYNAKGLMQSPDVTAYWQDVMGGFAKNEDETLPPSLFKSCTAKDATTVDLSFTRVSSKIPAALMLPSFSIHSPKALEQYDASNVGGTAEDIKYPAYATEHPTGTGPFKFKAWDVANKTLTIERNDDYWGNKAKLKTIIFKTISDENARKQALRSGDIQGYDLVGPADVEPLKSEGFNVLTRPAFNILYLAINQNGNPKLKDLKVRQAIAHALNRQALVDSKLPPGAKVAVNFMPDTVEGWNGDVTKYEYDVNKAKQLLAEAGASNLTLRFHYPTEVTRPYMPNPKDLFELLSADLQAVGIKVEPIPLKWSPDYLNATTSGNKHDLHFLGWTGDYGDGYNFIGTFFDRQKDEWGFNNPALFDQFKDADTTADQAARTEKYKALNKAIMDFLPGVPVSHSPPAIVFGKDVTGIKASPLTDERYATAEFKS from the coding sequence ATGCGTGCATCCAGGCCGAAGGCCGCTATCGCGGCTGTCGCGGTCGCGGCCCTCGCGGTAGCCGGCTGCGCCGAGAGCAACCGCGATGATTCTTCCGGCGGTAGCAAGAAGGACACCCTCGTCTTCGGCGTAGCCGGAGACCCGAAGGTGCTCGACCCGAGCTTCGCCAGCGACGGTGAGTCGCTCCGTGTGGCACGTCAGGTCTTCGAGACGCTGGTCCGTCCGGAGGAGGGTGGCACCAAGGTCACCCCCGGTCTGGCCGAGTCCTGGACTCCGGACGCCGCCGGCACCACGTGGACCTTCAAGCTCCGCTCGGGCGTGAAGTTCCACGACGGCACCGACTTCAACGCCGAGGCCGTCTGCAAGAACTTCGACCGCTGGTACAACGCCAAGGGCCTCATGCAGAGCCCGGACGTGACCGCGTACTGGCAGGACGTCATGGGCGGCTTCGCCAAGAACGAGGACGAGACGCTCCCGCCGAGCCTCTTCAAGTCCTGCACCGCCAAGGACGCCACCACCGTCGACCTGAGCTTCACCCGGGTCTCCAGCAAGATCCCGGCCGCGCTGATGCTGCCGTCGTTCTCCATCCACAGCCCGAAGGCGCTGGAGCAGTACGACGCCAGCAACGTCGGTGGCACCGCCGAGGACATCAAGTACCCGGCGTACGCGACGGAGCACCCGACCGGCACCGGCCCGTTCAAGTTCAAGGCCTGGGACGTCGCCAACAAGACGCTCACCATCGAGCGCAACGACGACTACTGGGGCAACAAGGCCAAGCTGAAGACCATCATCTTCAAGACGATCTCGGACGAGAACGCGCGCAAGCAGGCGCTCCGCTCGGGTGACATCCAGGGCTACGACCTGGTCGGCCCGGCGGACGTCGAGCCGCTGAAGAGCGAGGGCTTCAACGTCCTGACCCGTCCGGCGTTCAACATCCTCTACCTGGCGATCAACCAGAACGGGAACCCGAAGCTGAAGGACCTCAAGGTCCGGCAGGCGATCGCGCACGCGCTCAACCGCCAGGCCCTGGTCGACTCGAAGCTGCCCCCGGGCGCCAAGGTCGCGGTGAACTTCATGCCGGACACCGTCGAGGGCTGGAACGGCGACGTCACCAAGTACGAGTACGACGTCAACAAGGCCAAGCAGCTGCTGGCCGAGGCCGGCGCGTCGAACCTGACCCTGCGGTTCCACTACCCGACCGAGGTCACCCGGCCGTACATGCCGAACCCGAAGGACCTGTTCGAGCTGCTCTCGGCGGACCTCCAGGCGGTCGGCATCAAGGTCGAGCCGATCCCGCTGAAGTGGAGCCCGGACTACCTGAACGCCACCACCTCCGGTAACAAGCACGACCTGCACTTCCTCGGGTGGACCGGCGACTACGGCGACGGTTACAACTTCATCGGCACCTTCTTCGACCGGCAGAAGGACGAGTGGGGCTTCAACAACCCCGCCCTCTTCGACCAGTTCAAGGACGCCGACACCACCGCCGACCAGGCGGCCCGGACGGAGAAGTACAAGGCCCTGAACAAGGCCATCATGGACTTCCTGCCGGGTGTCCCGGTGTCGCACTCGCCGCCGGCGATCGTGTTCGGCAAGGACGTGACCGGCATCAAGGCCAGCCCGCTCACCGACGAGCGGTACGCCACCGCCGAGTTCAAGTCCTGA
- a CDS encoding ABC transporter ATP-binding protein produces MTDNDILVEVRDLKVHFPIKRGVIFDRTVGHVKAVDGVDLRIPRGKTYGLVGESGCGKSTLGRALLQLTPPTDGEVVFDGVELTKLPAGRLRSMRRRMQMIFQDPMSSLDPRQNVESILTEGLHTHGIGGNRDERRKIIGETLDKVGLPRWALSRYPHEFSGGQRQRIGIARALVLGPELIVADEPVSALDVSIQAQVVNLLDELQESLGLTYLVIAHDLAVVRHISDTVGVMYLGALVEEAPSDRLYTEPLHPYTRALMSAVPVPDPDVEDRRERILLAGDLPSPANPPAGCRFHTRCPWAQPTRCADERPALREIGGSRVACHWAEQIASGELRPHKVEVQITRPLDEGEDPHTVSAPSEPGSYV; encoded by the coding sequence GTGACGGACAACGACATCCTCGTCGAGGTACGCGACCTGAAGGTGCACTTCCCGATCAAGCGGGGGGTGATCTTCGACCGCACCGTCGGCCACGTCAAGGCCGTGGACGGTGTCGACCTGCGGATCCCGCGCGGGAAGACGTACGGCCTGGTGGGCGAGTCCGGCTGCGGCAAGTCGACGCTCGGCCGGGCGCTGCTCCAGCTGACCCCGCCCACCGACGGCGAGGTGGTCTTCGACGGCGTCGAGCTTACGAAGCTGCCGGCGGGCAGGCTGCGGTCGATGCGCCGCCGGATGCAGATGATCTTCCAGGACCCGATGTCCAGCCTGGATCCCCGGCAGAACGTCGAGTCGATCCTCACCGAGGGCCTCCACACCCACGGGATCGGCGGCAACCGGGACGAGCGGCGGAAGATCATCGGCGAGACGCTCGACAAGGTGGGCCTGCCCCGCTGGGCGCTCTCCCGCTACCCGCACGAGTTCTCCGGCGGGCAGCGGCAGCGCATCGGCATCGCCCGGGCGTTGGTGCTCGGGCCCGAACTGATCGTCGCCGACGAGCCGGTCTCCGCGCTCGACGTCTCGATCCAGGCCCAGGTGGTCAACCTCCTCGACGAACTCCAGGAGAGCCTCGGCCTGACCTACCTGGTGATCGCCCACGACCTGGCCGTCGTCCGGCACATCTCCGACACCGTCGGCGTGATGTACCTGGGGGCGCTGGTGGAGGAGGCGCCGAGCGACCGGCTCTACACCGAGCCGCTGCACCCGTACACGCGGGCGCTGATGTCGGCGGTGCCGGTTCCCGACCCGGACGTCGAGGACCGCCGGGAGCGGATCCTGCTCGCGGGTGATCTGCCCTCGCCGGCCAACCCGCCGGCGGGCTGCCGGTTCCACACCCGCTGCCCGTGGGCGCAGCCGACCCGCTGCGCCGACGAGCGGCCGGCGTTGCGTGAGATCGGTGGCAGCCGGGTGGCCTGTCACTGGGCCGAGCAGATCGCCAGCGGC
- a CDS encoding DNA polymerase III subunit gamma and tau, producing MALALYRKYRPRTFAEVIGQEHVTEPLSQALRSGRLNHAYLFSGPRGCGKTSSARILARSLNCAHGPTPEPCGTCDSCRALATDGAGSIDVIEIDAASHGGVDDARELREKAFFAPAQSRFKIYVIDEAHMVSSAGFNALLKLVEEPPEYVKFIFATTEPEKVLGTIKSRTHHYPFRLIPPKILRPYLEQLCQAEGVQVEPAVFPLVVRAGGGSARDSLSVLDQLIAGAGPEGVTYARAAALLGVTDSALIDEMCDALAAGDGAAAYATVDRVAEAGHDPRRFASDLLERLRDLIVLQQVPDAVAKGLIDGPDDQVERMTAQAQRLGPGTLSRCADIVHNGLVDMRGTTAPRLLLELICARMLLPGADDTTGGLLQRLERMERRLTLAGTDAPPAAAGSAPAADPQGVRAASPAPPAAAAAVTTDPAGPPAAPGAPSGVAAARAAAASAGARAGATAQPGAAAGARAGATAHPGAAAGAGAPAGVTAQPGAGAAAGVDGPSPVHDAPTHAGPDAGAGQAGSAGSSAVADVAADARGPAAAADSAGAARRVPPSAVMPDPVTPAPPRPGAAAPGALDAVAVRRVWPEVVGKVNRTNKRIAALMRDAVVRDLDGDTLVLTVKSSVLARMMSDHAAVLADALYEELGGRWQIRCEVAGERGGAPLGGPSRPAAPARQAAATPAAPSSAPLPAPTRPDSDRPAGGSGPGIADGEDEDWPEPARPGGASPAPVAAPAEAVEDWPQAARPGGAVAPADPDPPVPSDAGAAPEDAGGPTVPATPAAVPRPAGPAVSQAGAASVSSAIAAARAAAAGAGKGQRPTPAARQTADPDWAGEPPYDPDYDGPVRGGDTPPAAPVYEGFDPGDEPLDEVIDERTARQSSEEQAVRLLREAFGAEKINEVDAR from the coding sequence CGGCGCCGGCTCGATCGACGTCATCGAGATCGACGCGGCCAGCCACGGCGGCGTCGACGACGCGCGCGAACTGCGCGAGAAGGCGTTCTTCGCGCCGGCCCAGAGCCGCTTCAAGATCTACGTCATCGACGAGGCGCACATGGTCTCGTCGGCCGGCTTCAACGCCCTGCTCAAGCTGGTCGAGGAACCGCCGGAGTACGTCAAGTTCATCTTCGCCACCACCGAGCCGGAGAAGGTCCTCGGCACGATCAAGTCGCGGACCCACCACTACCCCTTCCGGCTGATCCCGCCGAAGATCCTCCGGCCGTACCTGGAACAGCTCTGCCAGGCGGAGGGCGTCCAGGTGGAACCGGCGGTCTTCCCGCTGGTGGTGCGGGCCGGCGGTGGTAGCGCCCGGGACAGCCTCTCCGTGCTCGACCAGCTCATCGCCGGCGCCGGTCCCGAGGGCGTCACCTACGCCCGGGCCGCCGCGCTGCTCGGCGTCACTGACTCCGCGCTGATCGACGAGATGTGCGATGCGCTCGCCGCCGGGGACGGGGCGGCCGCCTACGCCACCGTCGACCGGGTCGCCGAGGCCGGCCACGACCCGCGGCGGTTCGCGTCCGACCTGCTGGAGCGGCTGCGTGACCTGATCGTCCTCCAGCAGGTCCCGGACGCCGTGGCCAAGGGGCTCATCGACGGCCCGGACGACCAGGTCGAGCGGATGACCGCCCAGGCCCAGCGGCTCGGGCCCGGCACCCTGTCCCGGTGCGCCGACATCGTGCACAACGGTCTGGTGGACATGCGCGGCACCACCGCTCCGCGCCTGCTGCTGGAGCTGATCTGCGCCCGCATGCTGCTGCCCGGCGCCGACGACACGACCGGCGGCCTTCTCCAGCGCCTGGAACGCATGGAGCGCCGGCTCACGCTCGCCGGCACCGACGCGCCGCCGGCCGCCGCCGGCTCCGCGCCCGCCGCCGACCCCCAGGGGGTACGCGCGGCGTCTCCCGCCCCGCCCGCGGCTGCCGCCGCGGTCACGACCGACCCCGCCGGCCCGCCGGCGGCTCCCGGCGCCCCGTCCGGGGTGGCCGCCGCCCGCGCCGCCGCCGCGAGTGCCGGTGCCCGTGCCGGGGCGACCGCCCAGCCGGGTGCCGCCGCCGGTGCCCGTGCCGGGGCGACCGCCCACCCGGGTGCGGCCGCCGGCGCCGGTGCCCCTGCCGGGGTGACCGCCCAGCCCGGGGCCGGCGCCGCTGCGGGCGTCGACGGGCCGTCTCCGGTCCACGACGCCCCGACCCACGCCGGTCCGGATGCCGGGGCCGGGCAGGCCGGCAGCGCCGGGTCCAGTGCGGTGGCGGACGTCGCTGCCGACGCCCGGGGTCCTGCCGCGGCGGCTGACTCCGCGGGCGCGGCTCGCCGGGTCCCGCCGTCCGCCGTGATGCCCGACCCGGTGACCCCCGCCCCGCCCCGCCCCGGCGCGGCCGCCCCGGGTGCCCTGGACGCGGTCGCGGTACGTCGGGTCTGGCCTGAGGTCGTCGGCAAGGTCAACCGCACCAACAAGCGGATCGCGGCCCTGATGCGGGACGCGGTCGTCCGCGACCTCGACGGTGACACGCTGGTGCTGACGGTGAAGTCGTCGGTGCTGGCGCGGATGATGTCCGACCACGCCGCGGTGCTCGCCGACGCGCTCTACGAGGAGTTGGGCGGGCGCTGGCAGATCCGCTGCGAGGTTGCCGGTGAGCGGGGCGGGGCGCCGCTCGGCGGCCCCTCCCGTCCGGCCGCCCCGGCCCGGCAGGCCGCCGCCACCCCGGCTGCTCCGAGCTCGGCACCGCTGCCCGCCCCGACCCGCCCGGACAGTGACCGGCCGGCCGGCGGGAGCGGGCCCGGAATCGCCGACGGCGAGGACGAGGACTGGCCCGAACCCGCCCGACCCGGTGGCGCCTCTCCCGCGCCGGTCGCCGCGCCCGCCGAGGCCGTGGAGGACTGGCCGCAGGCGGCGCGCCCGGGTGGCGCGGTGGCCCCGGCTGACCCTGACCCGCCCGTACCGTCGGACGCCGGCGCCGCCCCGGAGGACGCGGGCGGGCCGACCGTTCCGGCTACGCCGGCCGCCGTACCCAGGCCGGCCGGGCCGGCGGTGTCGCAGGCCGGCGCCGCGTCGGTGAGCAGCGCGATCGCCGCCGCCCGCGCGGCGGCGGCCGGGGCCGGCAAGGGGCAGCGTCCCACCCCGGCGGCCCGGCAGACGGCCGATCCGGACTGGGCCGGCGAGCCGCCGTACGACCCGGACTACGACGGTCCGGTGCGCGGTGGCGACACCCCGCCGGCCGCCCCGGTGTACGAGGGGTTCGACCCGGGCGACGAGCCGCTGGACGAGGTGATCGACGAGCGGACGGCCCGGCAGTCCAGCGAGGAGCAGGCGGTACGGCTGCTCCGCGAGGCGTTCGGCGCCGAGAAGATCAACGAGGTCGACGCCCGGTAG
- the recR gene encoding recombination mediator RecR — MYEGAIQDLIDELGRLPGVGPKSAQRIAFHVLSADPADVNRLAGALRKVKELVRFCTSCYNVAESEQCRICRDPRRTDEVLCVVEEPKDVVAIERTGEFRGRYHVLGGAINPLEGIGPDNLRIRELMTRLGSGAVKELILATDPNTEGEATATYLALMVKPMGIAVTRLASGLPVGGDLEYADEITLGRAFEGRRAV, encoded by the coding sequence ATGTACGAGGGCGCCATCCAGGACCTGATCGACGAGCTGGGCCGGCTGCCGGGTGTCGGCCCGAAGAGCGCCCAGCGCATCGCCTTCCACGTCCTGTCCGCGGACCCGGCCGACGTGAACCGGCTGGCCGGCGCGCTGCGCAAGGTCAAGGAGCTGGTGCGGTTCTGCACCAGTTGCTACAACGTCGCCGAGTCCGAGCAGTGCCGGATCTGCCGCGACCCGCGCCGCACCGACGAGGTGCTCTGCGTGGTCGAGGAGCCGAAGGACGTGGTGGCCATCGAGCGGACCGGCGAGTTCCGCGGCCGCTACCACGTGCTCGGTGGTGCCATCAATCCGCTGGAGGGCATCGGCCCCGACAACCTGCGCATTCGGGAGTTGATGACCCGGCTGGGCAGCGGCGCGGTGAAGGAGCTGATCCTCGCCACCGATCCGAACACGGAGGGCGAGGCGACCGCCACGTACCTGGCGCTGATGGTCAAGCCGATGGGCATCGCCGTGACCCGGCTGGCCAGCGGTCTCCCTGTCGGCGGCGACCTGGAGTACGCCGACGAGATCACGCTGGGCCGTGCCTTCGAGGGGCGCCGGGCGGTCTGA